A region from the Xenopus laevis strain J_2021 chromosome 4S, Xenopus_laevis_v10.1, whole genome shotgun sequence genome encodes:
- the incenp.S gene encoding inner centromere protein B isoform X1, with translation MNDAECLSHLLQVCSRKTEEFVRTLDTKHMVWLLEIEEEARKMFSSDFNAEPELMPKTPSQKRRRKKRTSILPDENRDPSGRRISRRRSSANWSSSVRRLSVRNQNKVNDDSIQENPAQPKRMTRARAQASIMCPPAVEQALPESPSQLCQKSVQVKISEHERRSAEQKLRESDIEDSEMKTDVQPIPEITKDHISEIMNAAGPPPIPDIPAVPVTPENKSRAAGKLKISGSSTPIQTAAVVDLTCESPRPANELVNEQPLNLSNESATPTGSKSDRRSVRRSLVVRKSSSRRASLVSQFSLVSKRESMTREAVRKSIRQSISKKKATMETSSTSSQRSCHSSIEMVDDEITIKIRPETAPSETVSEEAPAAESPRSSLRSRAFKKIAISNLSESEEPPRRVTRQMVAVDAEPTPETADDAQNNRRKSYKRAVDELSDDERPSEGECSPPRKKTPSPPCPPSKIVKPPPHMKSFLHTVQKNQFLMMTPGSIGKNITLKSFIKRNTPLKPDPKEKERQRLDALRKKEEAELQRKQKIEEGKKRKQEELKLRREDRLRKVLQARERVEQLEEEKKKKFEQKFAQIDEKSEKVREDRMAEEKAKKKTMVKKQEEVECRRKQEEEARKLKAKQMEEEERRHQELLQKKREEEEMERQKKMAEAKRVAEQERERQLFAEKERLRAERERERIEREKTLQLQRELERAAQEKEQQRREAEERKKREQQQRLEQERLERLRTEQEVKRLQEEQQRKAKEQAAAAAAPGMNVTVDMQNSPACESYEMTPKSYKVPSVKANADNYGMDLNSDDSTDDESQPRKPIPAWASGNLLAQAVSQQYYKPIDADHMYGTIDSPKLEELFNKSKPRYFKRTSSAVWHSPPLSNRHHLAVGYGLKY, from the exons ATGAACGATGCAGAGTGCCTGTCCCACCTGTTGCAGGTGTGCTCCCGCAAGACCGAGGAGTTTGTTCGGACTCTCGACACCAAGCACATGGTTTGGCTTCTGGAGATTGAAGAGGAGGCAAGAAAGATGTTCAGCAG TGACTTCAATGCTGAACCTGAGCTGATGCCAAAGACTCCATCTCAAAAGAGGCGCAGGAAGAAAAGGACCTCGATTCTACCAGATGAGAATCGGGATCCCAGTGGGCGCAG GATATCTCGTAGACGAAGCAGTGCCAATTGGAGCAGTTCTGTACGCAGGCTTTCGGTCAGAAATCAGAATAAAGTAAATGACGATTCTATCCAGGAAAATCCAGCACAACCAAAACGGATGACCCGGGCTAGGGCCCAAGCTAGCATTATGTGCCCGCCTGCAGTAGAGCAGGCTTTGCCTGAGTCGCCATCACAGCTCTGTCAAAAAAGTGTCCAGGTTAAGATCAGTGAACACGAGCGCAGAAGTGCAGAGCAGAAGCTCAGAGAGTCGGATATAGAAGATTCGGAGATGAAGACTGATGTACAACCCATCCCAGAGATTACAAAGGATCATATCTCAGAAATCATGAACGCTGCAGGACCACCGCCAATTCCTGACATTCCAGCAGTCCCTGTTACTCCTGAAAACAAAAGCAGAGCTGCAGGCAAACTTAAGATTTCTGGCAGCTCCACGCCAATACAGACTGCTGCAGTGGTGGACCTGACCTGTGAGTCTCCACGACCTGCTAACGAGCTGGTAAACGAGCAACCACTGAACCTCTCGAATGAAAGTGCAACGCCTACAGGATCAAAATCCGACCGTCGTTCAGTGCGTCGTAGCCTGGTGGTCAGAAAATCAAGCAGCCGCCGAGCCTCGCTTGTCAGTCAGTTCTCTCTAGTCAGTAAGCGGGAAAGCATGACTCGTGAAGCTGTGCGTAAATCCATACGGCAATCCATTTCAAAGAAGAAAGCCACAATGGAGACCTCTTCTACATCAAGCCAGAGGAGCT GTCACAGCTCTATTGAAATGGTTGATGATGAGATCACTATCAAAATCAG ACCTGAAACTGCCCCAAGTGAGACGGTATCAGAAGAA GCTCCTGCAGCAGAAAGCCCTAGGAGCTCCCTTCGATCACGtgcctttaaaaaaattgctatAAGTAACTTGTCTGAGTCTGAAGAGCCTCCAAGAAGAGTGACGAGGCAGATGGTGGCAGTGGATGCAG AACCCACACCAGAGACTGCTGACGATGCTCAGAATAATAG AAGAAAGAGTTACAAGCGAGCAGTGGATGAATTGTCCGATGATGAGAGGCCATCTGAAGGAGAGTGTTCACCTCCCAGAAAGAAGACCCCATCCCCTCCATGTCCCCCAAGCAAG aTTGTAAAGCCCCCTCCACACATGAAATCTTTTCTGCACACAGTGCAAAAGAACCAGTTTCTTATGATGACACCAGGCTCTATAGGAAAAAACATAACGCTGAAATCCTTCATCAAACGCAATACACCCCTCAAACCTGACCCCAAG GAGAAGGAGCGACAGCGTCTGGATGCGTTGCGCAAAAAGGAAGAGGCAGAGCTTCAGCGCAAGCAGAAAATCGAGGAGGGCAAGAAACGCAAACAGGAAGAGCTGAAACT GCGCAGGGAGGATCGGTTACGCAAAGTCCTACAGGCACGAGAGCGAGTGGAGCAACtagaggaagaaaagaaaaagaaatttgaGCAGAAGTTTGCACAGATTGACGAGAAGAGTGAGAAG GTGCGAGAGGACCGAATGGCAGAGGAGAAGGCAAAGAAAAAAACGATGGTGAAAAAACAGGAGGAAGTTGAATGCAGGAGGAAACAGGAGGAAGAGGCACGGAAACTAAAAGCCAAACAAATG gaggaggaggagcggagACATCAAGAACTTCTGCAAAAGAAACGAGAAGAGGAAGAGATGGAAAGGCAAAAGAAAATGGCAGAGGCAAAGAGAGTCGCTGAGCAAGAGAGAGAAAGGCAGCTGTTTGCTGAAAAGGAGCGACTGAGAGCAGAAAG AGAAAGGGAAAGAATAGAAAGAGAAAAGACCCTGCAGCTACAGAGAGAGCTGGAAAGAGCAGCACAGGAGAAAGAGCAGCAGAGACGAGAGGCAGAAGAGCGCAAGAAGAGG GAGCAGCAGCAACGCCTGGAACAAGAGAGGTTGGAGAGGCTGCGCAcggagcaggaagtgaagagaCTTCAGGAAGAGCAGCAGAGAAAAGCCAAGGAAcaagcggcagcagcagcagctccaggGATGAATGTTACTGTAGACATGCAG aaCTCGCCCGCATGTGAATCTTATGAGATGACTCCTAAGAGCTACAAGGTTCCATCTGTTAAAGCCAATGCAGACAATTATGGAATGGATTTAAACAGCGACGACTCCACCGATGACGAGAGTCAGCCAAGAAAACCCATTCCAGCCTGGGCTTCTG GTAACCTACTTGCTCAGGCTGTTAGTCAGCAATACTATAAACCCATAGATGCGGACCATATGTATGGCACCATTGACAGCCCAAAACTGGAGGAACTGTTTAACAAGAGCAAACCTCGCTATTTTAAGCGCACCAGCTCTGCTGTATGGCACTCCCCTCCACTTAGCAACAGACACCATCTTGCAGTGGGTTACGGCCTCAAATACTGA
- the incenp.S gene encoding inner centromere protein B (The RefSeq protein has 9 substitutions compared to this genomic sequence): MNDAECLSHLLQVCSRKTEEFVRTLDTKHMVWLLEIEEEARKMFSSDFNAEPELMPKTPSQKRRRKKRTSILPDENRDPSGRRISRRRSSANWSSSVRRLSVRNQIKANDDSIQEGPAQPKRMTRARAQASIMCPPAVEQALPESPSQLCQKSVQVKISEHERRSAEQKLRESEIEDSEMKTDVQPIPEITKDHISEIMNAAGPPPIPDIPAVPVTPENKSRAAGKLKISGSSTPIQTAAVVDLTCESPRPANELVNEQPLNLSNESATPTGSKSDRRSVRRSLVVRKSSSRRASLVSQFSLVSKRESMTREAVRKSIRQSISKKKAAMETSSTSSQRSCHSSIEMVDDEITIKIRPETAPSETVSEEAPAAESPRSSLRSRAFKKIAISNLSESEEPPRRVTRQMVAVDAEPTPETADDAQNNRRKSYKRAVDELSDDERPSEGECSPPRKKTPSPPCPPSKIVKPPPHMKSFLHTVQKNQFLMMTPGSIGKNITLKSFIKRNTPLKPDPKSEEKERQRLDALRKKEEAELQRKQKIEEGKKRKQEELKLRREDRLRKVLQARERVEQLEEEKKKKFEQKFAQIDEKSEKVREDRMAEEKAKKKTMVKKQEEVECRRKQEEEARKLKAKQMEEEERRHQELLQKKREEEEMERQKKMAEAKRLAEQERERQVFAEKERLRAERERERIEREKALQLQRELERAAQEKEQQRREAEERKKREQQQRLEQERLERLRTEQEVKRLQEEQQRKAKEQAAAAAAPVMNVTVDMQNSPACESYEMTPKSYKVPSVKANADNYGMDLNSDDSTDDESQPRKPIPAWASGNLLAQAVSQQYYKPIDADHMYGTIDSPKLEELFNKSKPRYFKRTSSAVWHSPPLSNRHHLAVGYGLKY, translated from the exons ATGAACGATGCAGAGTGCCTGTCCCACCTGTTGCAGGTGTGCTCCCGCAAGACCGAGGAGTTTGTTCGGACTCTCGACACCAAGCACATGGTTTGGCTTCTGGAGATTGAAGAGGAGGCAAGAAAGATGTTCAGCAG TGACTTCAATGCTGAACCTGAGCTGATGCCAAAGACTCCATCTCAAAAGAGGCGCAGGAAGAAAAGGACCTCGATTCTACCAGATGAGAATCGGGATCCCAGTGGGCGCAG GATATCTCGTAGACGAAGCAGTGCCAATTGGAGCAGTTCTGTACGCAGGCTTTCGGTCAGAAATCAGAATAAAGTAAATGACGATTCTATCCAGGAAAATCCAGCACAACCAAAACGGATGACCCGGGCTAGGGCCCAAGCTAGCATTATGTGCCCGCCTGCAGTAGAGCAGGCTTTGCCTGAGTCGCCATCACAGCTCTGTCAAAAAAGTGTCCAGGTTAAGATCAGTGAACACGAGCGCAGAAGTGCAGAGCAGAAGCTCAGAGAGTCGGATATAGAAGATTCGGAGATGAAGACTGATGTACAACCCATCCCAGAGATTACAAAGGATCATATCTCAGAAATCATGAACGCTGCAGGACCACCGCCAATTCCTGACATTCCAGCAGTCCCTGTTACTCCTGAAAACAAAAGCAGAGCTGCAGGCAAACTTAAGATTTCTGGCAGCTCCACGCCAATACAGACTGCTGCAGTGGTGGACCTGACCTGTGAGTCTCCACGACCTGCTAACGAGCTGGTAAACGAGCAACCACTGAACCTCTCGAATGAAAGTGCAACGCCTACAGGATCAAAATCCGACCGTCGTTCAGTGCGTCGTAGCCTGGTGGTCAGAAAATCAAGCAGCCGCCGAGCCTCGCTTGTCAGTCAGTTCTCTCTAGTCAGTAAGCGGGAAAGCATGACTCGTGAAGCTGTGCGTAAATCCATACGGCAATCCATTTCAAAGAAGAAAGCCACAATGGAGACCTCTTCTACATCAAGCCAGAGGAGCT GTCACAGCTCTATTGAAATGGTTGATGATGAGATCACTATCAAAATCAG ACCTGAAACTGCCCCAAGTGAGACGGTATCAGAAGAA GCTCCTGCAGCAGAAAGCCCTAGGAGCTCCCTTCGATCACGtgcctttaaaaaaattgctatAAGTAACTTGTCTGAGTCTGAAGAGCCTCCAAGAAGAGTGACGAGGCAGATGGTGGCAGTGGATGCAG AACCCACACCAGAGACTGCTGACGATGCTCAGAATAATAG AAGAAAGAGTTACAAGCGAGCAGTGGATGAATTGTCCGATGATGAGAGGCCATCTGAAGGAGAGTGTTCACCTCCCAGAAAGAAGACCCCATCCCCTCCATGTCCCCCAAGCAAG aTTGTAAAGCCCCCTCCACACATGAAATCTTTTCTGCACACAGTGCAAAAGAACCAGTTTCTTATGATGACACCAGGCTCTATAGGAAAAAACATAACGCTGAAATCCTTCATCAAACGCAATACACCCCTCAAACCTGACCCCAAG TCTGAA GAGAAGGAGCGACAGCGTCTGGATGCGTTGCGCAAAAAGGAAGAGGCAGAGCTTCAGCGCAAGCAGAAAATCGAGGAGGGCAAGAAACGCAAACAGGAAGAGCTGAAACT GCGCAGGGAGGATCGGTTACGCAAAGTCCTACAGGCACGAGAGCGAGTGGAGCAACtagaggaagaaaagaaaaagaaatttgaGCAGAAGTTTGCACAGATTGACGAGAAGAGTGAGAAG GTGCGAGAGGACCGAATGGCAGAGGAGAAGGCAAAGAAAAAAACGATGGTGAAAAAACAGGAGGAAGTTGAATGCAGGAGGAAACAGGAGGAAGAGGCACGGAAACTAAAAGCCAAACAAATG gaggaggaggagcggagACATCAAGAACTTCTGCAAAAGAAACGAGAAGAGGAAGAGATGGAAAGGCAAAAGAAAATGGCAGAGGCAAAGAGAGTCGCTGAGCAAGAGAGAGAAAGGCAGCTGTTTGCTGAAAAGGAGCGACTGAGAGCAGAAAG AGAAAGGGAAAGAATAGAAAGAGAAAAGACCCTGCAGCTACAGAGAGAGCTGGAAAGAGCAGCACAGGAGAAAGAGCAGCAGAGACGAGAGGCAGAAGAGCGCAAGAAGAGG GAGCAGCAGCAACGCCTGGAACAAGAGAGGTTGGAGAGGCTGCGCAcggagcaggaagtgaagagaCTTCAGGAAGAGCAGCAGAGAAAAGCCAAGGAAcaagcggcagcagcagcagctccaggGATGAATGTTACTGTAGACATGCAG aaCTCGCCCGCATGTGAATCTTATGAGATGACTCCTAAGAGCTACAAGGTTCCATCTGTTAAAGCCAATGCAGACAATTATGGAATGGATTTAAACAGCGACGACTCCACCGATGACGAGAGTCAGCCAAGAAAACCCATTCCAGCCTGGGCTTCTG GTAACCTACTTGCTCAGGCTGTTAGTCAGCAATACTATAAACCCATAGATGCGGACCATATGTATGGCACCATTGACAGCCCAAAACTGGAGGAACTGTTTAACAAGAGCAAACCTCGCTATTTTAAGCGCACCAGCTCTGCTGTATGGCACTCCCCTCCACTTAGCAACAGACACCATCTTGCAGTGGGTTACGGCCTCAAATACTGA
- the sdhaf2.S gene encoding succinate dehydrogenase assembly factor 2, mitochondrial, with product MFAAVMLRRAPVRCLLSSLAVRRGQVTDATGTYDSEIQLPPWEERRNETQQIKRARLVYESRKRGMLENCILLSLFAKKYLSSMTDTQLSQYDRLINMPSNDWDIYYWATGAQDPPEEFNNEVMDLLKEFAKNKDMEQRLRQPDLEYLFKDAQ from the exons ATGTTTGCGGCGGTGATGCTGAGGAGAGCCCCGGTG CGGTGTCTCTTGAGTTCCTTAGCTGTGCGTCGGGGACAAGTTACAGATGCCACAGGGACATACGACTCAGAAATCCAGCTGCCTCCTTGGGAGGAACGTCGTAATGAGACTCAGCAAATCAAGAGAGCAAGATTGGTGTATGAGAGCCGGAAGAGGGGCATGCTAGAAAACTGCATACTGCTCAG CCTATTTGCCAAGAAATATCTCAGCTCCATGACGGACACACAACTGTCACAATATGATCGTCTGATTAATATGCCAAGCAATGACTGGGACATATATTACTGGGCCACAG GAGCCCAGGACCCACCTGAAGAGTTTAATAATGAAGTCATGGATTTGTTGAAAGAATTTGCCAAGAACAAGGACATGGAACAGCGTCTACGGCAGCCTGACCTGGAGTACCTCTTTAAAGATGCTCAGTAA